A DNA window from Thermodesulfobacteriota bacterium contains the following coding sequences:
- a CDS encoding secondary thiamine-phosphate synthase enzyme YjbQ, with translation MKSLTEYLWFDTKYKREMVHITDTVRDLVIKSEVQEGFVLVSAMHITAAVYVNDHESGLIEDIWEWLEGLAPFRDDYKHHMTGEDNGDAHLKNLIMHHQVIVPITQGDLDLGPWQRVFYAEFDGGRRKRVVVKVIGE, from the coding sequence ATGAAAAGCCTGACAGAATATTTGTGGTTTGATACAAAATATAAGCGTGAGATGGTTCATATTACCGATACCGTAAGAGATCTTGTGATTAAGAGCGAGGTACAGGAAGGGTTTGTCCTAGTTTCGGCTATGCATATAACTGCCGCAGTATATGTAAATGATCATGAGAGTGGTCTAATTGAGGATATCTGGGAGTGGCTCGAAGGACTTGCTCCATTTAGAGATGATTACAAACATCATATGACTGGGGAGGACAATGGAGATGCCCATCTTAAAAATTTGATCATGCATCATCAGGTAATAGTCCCTATAACCCAGGGCGATCTTGATCTTGGACCGTGGCAGAGGGTTTTCTACGCTGAGTTTGACGGCGGCAGAAGAAAAAGAGTAGTAGTGAAAGTGATCGGCGAGTAA
- a CDS encoding MTH1187 family thiamine-binding protein produces MIIELSVIPIGVGPSLSEYVACVMKVIKDSGLKYESHSMATNIECEWEDITPLVKRCHDELKKMGVERISSTVRISERVDKPYTMEGKLKSLEEKM; encoded by the coding sequence ATGATAATTGAGTTAAGCGTTATTCCGATCGGTGTTGGGCCCTCTCTTTCTGAATATGTAGCATGTGTTATGAAAGTGATTAAAGATAGCGGGCTCAAATATGAATCTCACTCTATGGCTACAAATATTGAATGCGAGTGGGAAGATATCACCCCGCTAGTTAAAAGATGTCATGATGAGCTTAAAAAGATGGGAGTTGAGCGTATTAGTTCAACTGTGAGGATTAGCGAGAGGGTAGATAAGCCCTACACTATGGAAGGAAAGTTAAAGAGTTTAGAAGAAAAAATGTAG